The Anaerolineales bacterium genome segment AAATGAGACGAGCACGACGAAGGCGCATGGTTGTCGGGGCGGCGGTTGTCGGCCATGCCGCGGCTAAGAGTGGCGCCTCCCAACAGGCAGCGGCGGACCAGGCGGCTGCGCAGTCGGCAGCGCCGGCACCGGCTGCGGCCCTGGCCGAGGC includes the following:
- a CDS encoding SHOCT domain-containing protein, producing the protein MRRARRRRMVVGAAVVGHAAAKSGASQQAAADQAAAQSAAPAPAAALAEADVNTQIQQLAQMHNAGVLTDAEFAAAKAKILGT